From the Montipora capricornis isolate CH-2021 chromosome 2, ASM3666992v2, whole genome shotgun sequence genome, one window contains:
- the LOC138038021 gene encoding bone morphogenetic protein 6-like has translation MAPHSTFTSFLAFNLLLYLSHGENSDIFFHQSGALLRGLDTRGSRAVEQPKTETDRSTEVPRFLLHLFRKRTHLPRGRLSERESDIVRVFLREPLASAKDHHEGPLSHLLFFNLSTISHKENIKKAELRIYKKRPVKHSTGTEGNLKLRLFLLKSLRNKHLHLERNTVLLASHLITLRENVGRWITFDLTSAVKIWKDNPKELFGLSLTIQGMKAFPTEFHIGSRGKRAPFLVTYTYNPQIKSFKSSNTFKNCSNPQVLKEGDDLLQNTSSTPRRRDRRSTFSICKRRWVYVQFRKLKWDWIIAPSGYSANYCEGACTSVLDINLEPTNHAILQNILHRMDNRIPSPSCAPTKLHGISVLYKTSDRSIALTEYGGMVVSTCGCH, from the exons ATGGCACCCCATTCAACGTTTACATCATTTCTAGCCTTTAATCTATTGCTCTACCTTTCACATGGCGAGAACTCtgatatattttttcatcaatCTGGTGCACTACTTCGAGGACTCGATACAAGAGGTTCACGAGCCGTCGAACAGCCGAAGACGGAAACGGACAGGTCCACTGAAGTTCCAAGATTTCTTCTTCATTTGTTTAGAAAGCGAACACATTTACCTCGAGGAAGGTTAAGTGAAAGGGAGTCCGACATAGTGAGAGTCTTTTTGCGAGAAC CTTTAGCTTCGGCAAAAGACCATCATGAAGGGCCTCTCAGTCATCTTCTATTTTTCAACTTATCCACCATTTCACACAAAGAGAATATCAAGAAAGCAGAATTAAGAATTTACAAGAAGAGGCCAGTGAAGCATAGCACCGGCACGGAAGGGAATCTTAAGCTAAGacttttccttttgaaaagctTGCGGAACAAACATCTTCATCTAGAAAGAAACACAGTTCTTCTGGCTTCCCATCTTATTACTTTAAGGGAGAATGTTGGTAGATGGATTACTTTTGATCTAACATCTGCTGTCAAAATTTGGAAAGATAATCCAAAAGAACTTTTTGGATTAAGCCTTACAATTCAAGGAATGAAGGCCTTTCCCACGGAATTTCACATCGGCAGCCGAGGCAAAAGAGCTCCATTTCTTGTGACGTATACATATAATCCACAAATAAAATCATTCAAATCTTCCAACACCTTCAAAAACTGTAGTAATCCTCAAGTTCTAAAAGAAGGAGACGACCTTCTTCAAAACACTTCTTCAACGCCAAGAAGGCGAGATCGACGGTCCACATTCAGTATATGCAAGCGGAGGTGGGTGTATGTTCAGTTCAGAAAGCTTAAGTGGGATTGGATTATTGCTCCAAGTGGATATAGCGCCAATTACTGCGAAGGTGCATGTACAAGTGTGCTTGACATAAATTTGGAACCAACTAATCACGCCATTTTGCAAAACATTCTGCACAGAATGGACAACCGAATACCATCTCCTTCGTGTGCACCGACCAAACTTCATGGCATAAGCGTTTTGTACAAAACAAGTGACAGGTCGATTGCCTTGACTGAATATGGTGGGATGGTTGTATCAACGTGTGGGTGCCATTGA